Proteins encoded together in one Planctopirus ephydatiae window:
- a CDS encoding serine/threonine protein kinase, with product MDFLKKLFQSKPRVQKVDIGRRFELYGRVGQGSMSKVWKARDSKLGKIVALKVLDIDKTNRLEARFKGLKKPTEGEIAITLKHPHIVKTFEHGVTTKNEAYLVMEFVEGVALSFLISAQNDVMKKHCLRMTIELGEAINYFHRQNWIHRDICPRNILLDENHRIKLIDFGLVVPNTPHFQAPGNRTGTANYMAPELIRRQRTDQRIDIFSYAVTCFEMFAGQLPWESGQTLESILSHLNSPPADLKTYCPDLDDRIVQAVMKGLALQTNDRWQRISEMIEVLRSVHQEQSAKDPANS from the coding sequence ATGGACTTTCTAAAAAAACTGTTCCAAAGCAAACCCCGTGTTCAGAAGGTCGATATCGGCCGTCGTTTTGAACTCTACGGGCGTGTCGGTCAGGGGAGTATGTCGAAAGTCTGGAAAGCGCGGGATTCCAAACTCGGCAAGATTGTGGCCCTGAAAGTCCTCGACATCGACAAAACCAACCGTCTGGAGGCTCGATTTAAGGGGCTCAAAAAACCAACCGAAGGTGAGATTGCCATCACCCTCAAACATCCCCATATCGTGAAAACGTTTGAGCATGGGGTGACAACCAAAAACGAGGCTTATCTCGTGATGGAGTTTGTCGAAGGGGTCGCTCTGAGTTTTCTGATCAGTGCTCAGAACGATGTCATGAAAAAGCACTGCCTGCGAATGACAATCGAATTAGGAGAAGCGATCAATTACTTCCATCGGCAGAACTGGATCCATCGCGATATCTGTCCGCGAAATATTCTGCTCGATGAAAACCACCGCATCAAATTGATCGACTTTGGACTGGTGGTTCCCAATACACCGCATTTTCAGGCTCCTGGTAATCGCACAGGCACTGCGAACTACATGGCACCTGAACTGATTCGCCGGCAACGGACAGATCAGCGGATTGACATTTTCTCATACGCCGTCACCTGCTTTGAAATGTTTGCCGGTCAGTTACCGTGGGAATCTGGTCAGACACTGGAGTCGATTCTTTCCCATTTAAATTCGCCACCCGCCGATCTCAAAACATATTGCCCCGATCTTGATGATCGAATTGTTCAGGCTGTCATGAAGGGATTGGCCCTTCAGACGAATGATCGCTGGCAGAGAATCAGCGAAATGATTGAGGTTCTAAGAAGTGTGCATCAGGAGCAGAGTGCCAAAGATCCAGCGAACTCATGA
- a CDS encoding Hsp20/alpha crystallin family protein: MIPAVQNSNGRHLVAALPGHRLSPVFDRLFEDFLAPASQSWTGFPSSLWEDEGAIHFEMDLPGIHEADLEITVHEDHLVVKGERKAPAERRQNDQRVYGQFEQRVKLIAAVDLAQIEASLQQGVLHVKLPKSQAAKPFRVTLQSNGNCQFQVEMDNQNSMYSQT, from the coding sequence ATGATTCCAGCAGTTCAAAACTCAAATGGACGGCATCTGGTGGCAGCTTTGCCAGGACATCGGCTGTCACCCGTCTTCGACCGATTGTTCGAAGATTTTCTGGCTCCTGCATCCCAGTCCTGGACTGGTTTCCCTTCCAGTCTCTGGGAAGATGAAGGAGCGATTCATTTTGAAATGGATCTCCCTGGGATCCACGAAGCCGATCTTGAGATCACAGTGCATGAAGACCATCTCGTGGTAAAGGGCGAACGCAAGGCACCTGCGGAAAGGCGTCAAAACGACCAGAGGGTGTATGGTCAGTTTGAACAGCGCGTTAAATTGATCGCAGCGGTCGATCTGGCGCAGATCGAAGCCTCTCTCCAGCAGGGAGTGCTGCATGTCAAACTCCCCAAGAGTCAGGCGGCCAAGCCATTCCGAGTCACGCTGCAATCGAACGGCAATTGCCAATTCCAGGTGGAGATGGACAATCAGAATTCGATGTACAGCCAGACATAG
- a CDS encoding multidrug efflux RND transporter permease subunit codes for MNLSTPFILRPVGTTLLTMAIMLAGALSYSLSPVAPLPQIDFPTISVSANLPGASPQTMASAVATPLERQFGRIAGVTEMTSNSSLGNTSITLQFDLDRNIDAASRDVQAAINAARGQLPTNLPNNPSYRKVNPADAPIMGISIVSKTYTQAQMYDAAATILQQKLSQVRGVGQIIIGGGSAPAVRVDVNPALLNHLGLGLQDVREVLGNANANRPKGLIDDGQKAWSLDATDQLYQADEYASLILYQKDGAIVRLRDVARVTDSVENSRSYGISNGVRSVSLLIFRQPGANIIEIVDKIRAMVPQLDAQIPAEMELRVTMDRTATIRASLEDVQFTLVLSVGLVILVVFFFLRDLRATIIPSVAVPVSLVATFGAMYLLNYSLDNLSLMALTIATGFVVDDAIVVIENISRHLEEGMSPLAASIRGAREIGFTVLSISISLVAVFIPILLMNGLVGRLFREFAVVLSVAIGVSMVVSLTTTPMMCAWMLKDRTVKDRGWLFRWTEAIFDLWIRMYASSLRVVLRHQWMTLIVTMGTIALTGYLYAVIPKGFFPQQDTGRLSANLVADQATSFRAMTALLDQFAAVIEDDPAVATVQASIGGGFGGATNSARIFVMLKPLSERRATPEQIMGRIRAKASKIPGAALLMQSVQDLRIGGRGSSAQYQYSLKADSIEELNEWTPKLLDQMRHIPGIVDLNSDQQNGGLQTRLEIDRTTAARLGVSLAQIDNTLYDAFGQRQVSTMYKSQNQYRVVMEVDQEFAENPDALNGLYVQGPEGAQIPLQALCTITKTNSSLSANHSGQFPSATISFNLAQGVSLSQIVPQIEQMSVNLGLPENIQGKFAGAAEAFQSSLNSQPLLILAALVSVYIVLGILYESYIHPLTILSTLPSAGVGALLALLLCGYELNVMSLIGILLLIGIVKKNAIMMIDFAIEAERTEGKSPEEAIFEACLMRFRPITMTTMAALFAGLPLAVGSGNGAEIRQPLGIAIVGGLIFSQVLTLYTTPVVYLFLDRLRLRFGTKADSRLAISHQESSREGLATSV; via the coding sequence ATGAATCTTTCGACACCATTTATCTTAAGACCCGTCGGTACCACGCTGCTCACGATGGCCATTATGCTGGCGGGTGCGCTCAGCTATTCTTTGTCACCAGTCGCACCTTTACCCCAGATTGATTTTCCCACGATATCGGTCAGTGCCAATCTGCCCGGAGCCAGCCCGCAGACGATGGCATCGGCTGTGGCAACACCTCTCGAGCGACAGTTTGGGCGAATCGCGGGTGTCACCGAGATGACATCCAATAGTTCGCTGGGGAACACATCGATCACGTTGCAGTTCGATCTGGATCGCAATATCGATGCAGCATCCCGTGATGTTCAAGCGGCGATTAACGCCGCCAGAGGTCAGCTTCCCACGAATCTACCGAATAACCCATCGTATCGAAAAGTGAATCCTGCCGATGCCCCGATCATGGGAATCAGTATTGTTTCTAAGACTTACACGCAAGCACAAATGTACGATGCGGCTGCAACGATCCTGCAGCAGAAATTGTCGCAGGTGCGTGGAGTGGGACAGATTATCATTGGCGGTGGTTCGGCACCGGCAGTGCGTGTTGACGTGAATCCAGCACTGCTGAATCATCTCGGTCTGGGATTGCAAGATGTTCGCGAAGTGCTGGGTAATGCAAATGCCAACAGACCCAAGGGGTTGATCGATGATGGTCAGAAAGCCTGGTCGTTAGATGCCACAGATCAGCTCTATCAAGCGGATGAATATGCCTCTTTAATACTTTATCAAAAGGATGGGGCGATTGTTCGACTGCGGGATGTCGCACGAGTCACAGACTCTGTCGAAAACAGCAGGTCTTACGGGATCAGCAATGGAGTTCGTTCTGTCTCTCTGCTGATATTCCGCCAGCCAGGCGCGAATATTATCGAAATTGTCGACAAGATCCGCGCGATGGTGCCGCAGTTAGATGCTCAAATTCCGGCTGAGATGGAATTACGGGTGACGATGGATCGAACCGCCACGATTCGGGCATCGCTGGAAGATGTGCAGTTTACTTTGGTCCTGTCGGTGGGGCTGGTGATTCTCGTCGTGTTTTTCTTTCTCAGAGATCTCCGGGCGACGATTATCCCTTCCGTAGCAGTGCCTGTCTCGCTGGTGGCAACTTTTGGGGCCATGTATTTACTCAATTACAGTCTTGATAATCTCTCGCTGATGGCGCTGACCATTGCAACGGGATTTGTGGTCGATGATGCGATTGTGGTGATCGAAAATATTTCTCGCCATCTGGAAGAGGGGATGTCGCCTTTGGCGGCTTCGATTCGAGGTGCCCGCGAAATTGGTTTTACCGTATTGTCGATCAGTATCTCTCTAGTTGCCGTATTTATACCGATCCTGCTCATGAACGGACTCGTGGGACGGTTGTTCCGAGAGTTTGCAGTGGTACTCTCCGTGGCGATTGGCGTCTCAATGGTGGTCTCCTTAACGACGACCCCCATGATGTGTGCCTGGATGCTCAAGGATCGTACAGTCAAAGATCGCGGCTGGCTTTTTCGCTGGACAGAAGCGATTTTTGATTTATGGATTCGCATGTATGCCTCGAGCTTGCGTGTCGTCTTGCGGCATCAGTGGATGACGTTGATTGTGACCATGGGAACAATTGCCCTGACAGGTTACCTGTATGCAGTAATTCCGAAAGGGTTTTTCCCTCAGCAGGATACTGGGCGTCTTTCTGCCAATCTTGTGGCAGATCAGGCCACCTCCTTTCGAGCCATGACAGCACTGCTCGATCAATTCGCAGCAGTTATTGAAGACGATCCGGCTGTAGCGACCGTTCAGGCTTCGATTGGAGGAGGCTTTGGTGGAGCCACAAATTCAGCGAGAATCTTTGTGATGCTTAAACCATTGAGTGAACGAAGGGCGACCCCCGAACAGATCATGGGACGGATTCGTGCGAAAGCCTCGAAGATTCCCGGAGCTGCACTTCTGATGCAGTCAGTACAGGATCTTCGAATCGGTGGACGCGGGAGTAGTGCTCAATATCAATACAGCCTTAAGGCAGACAGTATTGAAGAGCTGAATGAATGGACGCCGAAACTTCTCGACCAGATGCGGCATATACCGGGCATCGTCGATTTGAATTCTGACCAGCAGAATGGCGGCCTGCAGACCCGGTTAGAGATTGATCGAACAACAGCTGCCCGGTTAGGAGTTTCACTCGCACAGATTGATAATACGCTGTACGACGCCTTTGGTCAGAGGCAGGTTTCAACAATGTACAAATCGCAGAACCAGTACCGCGTTGTGATGGAGGTCGATCAGGAGTTTGCTGAGAATCCGGATGCGTTGAACGGGCTTTATGTGCAGGGGCCGGAAGGGGCGCAAATTCCACTTCAGGCATTATGTACTATCACGAAAACGAATTCGTCGCTATCTGCCAATCATTCGGGGCAGTTCCCCTCAGCGACGATTTCATTCAATCTGGCCCAGGGAGTCTCGTTGAGTCAGATTGTCCCTCAGATCGAGCAGATGTCGGTCAATCTGGGCTTGCCGGAAAACATCCAGGGCAAATTTGCGGGTGCAGCCGAGGCCTTTCAATCGTCGTTAAATTCTCAACCGCTCCTGATTCTGGCGGCACTGGTTTCAGTCTATATTGTGCTGGGGATTCTCTATGAAAGTTACATCCATCCGTTGACTATTCTTTCAACTTTGCCATCAGCGGGAGTCGGGGCCTTACTTGCCTTACTGTTATGTGGTTATGAGTTGAATGTCATGTCGTTGATCGGGATTCTGCTTTTGATCGGGATTGTGAAGAAGAACGCCATCATGATGATCGACTTTGCCATTGAAGCCGAACGCACCGAAGGAAAATCACCGGAAGAAGCGATCTTTGAAGCCTGTCTCATGCGGTTTCGTCCCATCACCATGACGACAATGGCCGCACTCTTTGCGGGCTTGCCATTAGCTGTCGGTTCTGGCAATGGAGCCGAGATCCGCCAGCCACTGGGGATTGCCATTGTGGGCGGCTTGATCTTCAGCCAGGTCTTAACCTTGTATACAACACCTGTGGTGTACCTGTTTCTTGACCGACTTCGCCTTCGATTCGGAACTAAAGCCGATTCTCGATTGGCAATTTCCCATCAGGAATCATCGAGGGAGGGGCTGGCAACTTCCGTTTGA
- a CDS encoding ATP-dependent helicase gives MLDISHLNRPQQEAVRTHRGPLLVLAGAGTGKTRVITYRMADLIAAGVDPERILSVTFTNKAAREMLDRTSLLLGRTMKKRPTISTFHSWCVGILRQEIDSLGYPKQFVIYDRGDQESAARKALQVLKMTDTALKPGDLLAQISRWKMQGVTPDLAQEIADSDHEQLAGMAYRRYQLALKAAGGVDFDDLLFLTWQLFKHHPDTLERQQNRFDFVQIDEYQDTNELQFRLIEAIVRRHQNLCVVGDDDQSIYGWRGAEVKHILGFKQSFPAAKVVRLEDNYRCTESIIQLANQLVAHNRGRHEKRLIAHRGGTSVVFREYPDEQAEAEGVVRDIAYLIHQLNVRPCEIAILFRTNEQPRIFEHELRRKQIHYRIVGGQSFFDRKEIKDLQAYLKVLVNPRDDLSLLRIINVPPRGIGDATCERLLARAVKEKRRFWDVIPDAAAAGEITSKALNNLRQFEQQMSGLREAFKQPGVKLSETFLRMVETTGYAREIERTYKSAEQQEMRNLILGEFANAVSQYESQSRSPSLEGYLDEISLGGSDFAAPERPDENAITLMTLHSAKGLEFERVYLVGLEEGILPHKRSVDEEFENPSSVEEERRLCYVGITRAKDFLTITRSQSRVKWGKKRETKPSRFLKEMRTAIETTAAPEGAGIDPAARSRTTGGGRTSHPAPHGEML, from the coding sequence ATGCTGGATATCTCGCATCTGAATCGCCCACAGCAGGAGGCCGTGCGGACACATCGCGGGCCACTTCTGGTTCTGGCAGGCGCTGGAACTGGCAAGACACGAGTCATTACCTATCGCATGGCCGATCTGATCGCTGCTGGTGTTGATCCTGAGCGAATTCTTTCGGTGACGTTCACCAATAAAGCTGCCAGGGAAATGCTGGATCGAACGTCTTTACTCTTAGGTCGCACCATGAAAAAGCGGCCCACAATCTCGACGTTTCACAGTTGGTGTGTGGGCATTCTGAGGCAGGAAATTGATTCACTGGGATATCCCAAACAGTTTGTGATTTATGATCGAGGAGATCAGGAGTCAGCGGCACGAAAAGCACTTCAAGTTCTCAAGATGACCGATACGGCTTTGAAACCCGGAGATCTTCTCGCTCAGATCAGTCGCTGGAAGATGCAGGGAGTCACGCCCGATCTCGCGCAGGAGATTGCCGATTCGGATCATGAGCAACTGGCCGGCATGGCTTACCGCAGGTACCAACTGGCGCTCAAGGCGGCTGGCGGAGTCGATTTTGATGACCTGCTGTTTCTGACGTGGCAATTGTTCAAACATCATCCGGATACTCTTGAAAGACAGCAGAATCGATTCGACTTTGTGCAGATTGATGAATACCAGGATACAAATGAACTGCAGTTTCGATTGATCGAAGCCATCGTGAGACGGCACCAGAATCTCTGTGTGGTGGGTGATGATGACCAGTCCATCTACGGCTGGCGCGGTGCCGAGGTGAAGCATATTCTTGGTTTTAAGCAGTCATTTCCTGCAGCAAAAGTGGTGCGGCTGGAAGACAATTATCGCTGCACCGAATCGATTATTCAGTTGGCCAATCAACTCGTCGCCCATAATCGTGGTCGTCATGAGAAACGATTGATTGCTCATCGGGGTGGAACATCGGTGGTGTTCCGGGAATATCCCGATGAACAGGCAGAAGCGGAAGGCGTTGTGCGGGATATTGCTTATCTGATTCATCAGCTCAATGTCAGGCCCTGCGAAATCGCGATCCTCTTTCGCACCAATGAGCAGCCTCGAATTTTCGAGCATGAACTTCGCCGCAAGCAGATTCATTATCGAATTGTGGGTGGGCAATCCTTCTTTGATCGCAAGGAAATCAAAGACCTGCAGGCTTATTTGAAAGTGCTGGTCAATCCACGGGATGATCTTTCGTTACTGCGGATTATCAACGTGCCGCCGCGCGGGATTGGTGATGCGACCTGTGAGCGTTTACTGGCCAGAGCTGTGAAAGAAAAACGTCGATTCTGGGATGTGATTCCGGATGCGGCTGCCGCTGGGGAAATCACATCGAAGGCACTCAATAACTTGCGACAGTTTGAACAGCAGATGTCGGGTTTGAGAGAAGCCTTTAAACAACCCGGCGTCAAGTTAAGCGAAACATTCCTGCGGATGGTCGAGACCACTGGTTACGCCCGTGAGATCGAGCGAACCTATAAATCAGCCGAGCAGCAGGAAATGAGAAATCTGATTCTGGGTGAGTTTGCGAATGCGGTTTCGCAATATGAGTCCCAGTCGAGGTCCCCTTCACTGGAGGGATATCTCGATGAAATTTCTTTGGGAGGATCTGATTTTGCTGCCCCCGAACGACCCGATGAAAATGCGATTACTCTGATGACTTTGCATAGTGCCAAAGGTCTGGAGTTTGAGCGGGTTTATCTTGTGGGGTTGGAAGAGGGCATATTGCCACACAAACGCAGTGTCGATGAAGAGTTTGAAAATCCATCCTCTGTCGAAGAAGAACGTCGGCTCTGTTATGTGGGAATTACGCGGGCGAAAGATTTTCTGACAATTACCCGTTCGCAGAGCCGGGTGAAATGGGGCAAGAAACGCGAGACCAAGCCATCACGATTTTTGAAAGAAATGCGAACTGCAATCGAAACCACCGCCGCTCCGGAGGGAGCGGGCATTGATCCCGCGGCTCGATCCCGGACAACAGGTGGCGGACGAACCAGCCATCCTGCCCCACATGGAGAAATGTTGTGA
- a CDS encoding multidrug efflux RND transporter permease subunit, whose product MDLSRIFILRPVATVLLMVAILLSGMIAYRLLPVSALPQVDYPTIQVVTFYPGASAHVMASSVTAPLERQFGQVPGLQQMTSTSSDGSSVITLQFELELDIDVAAQQIQSSINVASTFLPRDLPNPPIYTKTNPADAPVLTLALTSQTLPLSKVQDLADTRLAQKISQLSGVGLVSLSGGQKPAVRIQANPAALSHLGLSLDDIRNVVATANVNQAKGSFDGPKQAFTIGANDQIYAARQYADLIVAYRNGAPVLLSEVARVIDGVENERLAAWLNTTPAVLVNIQRQPGANTIEVVDRIRDLLPQLKESLPSAIDIHILTDRSQTVRESVEAVHFELLLTIALVVLVIFLFLRNLRATFIPSVAVPLSLVGTFGVMYLLGFSLNNLTLMALTISTGFVVDDAIVMIENIIRYLEEGDSPLEASLKGARQIGFTIISLSVSLIAVLIPLLFMGDVVGRLFREFAVTLSVTILVSAVVSLTLTPMMCARLLKETHQAQQGSLYRQSEAFFEWVIARYGDSLKVVLRHQLATMVVFAATVVATIYLYMIVPKGFFPVQDTGVLLGISEASQSISFEAMSQRQLELNRAILEDEDVASLSSYIGIDGTNTTVNSGRIQINLKPLEERHASASEILSRIQKRVDSIPEIQLYLQPVQDLTVETKLSRTQYQYSLECPNTKDLEEWAPRFVERLRELPELRDVASDQLNRGLQLRVRIDRDIASRLGITPFMIDEALYNAYGQRQISIMFTELNQYRVILEVLPEFRNSPKDLSEIYIQPPGGKPIPLNTFATLEDSNTALTVNHQGQFPVVTVSFNLAPQVSLGAAVAVIGRVHEELDMPAGIVGGFQGTAEAFTASLRSTPWLILAALVTVYIVLGVLYESFIHPLTILSTLPSAGVGALAAMLLCRVDLSVIGLIGIILLIGIVKKNAIMMIDFAIDAQRVDRKSAEDAIFEACLLRFRPIMMTTMAALLGAVPLAIGHGSGSELRSPLGITIIGGLIVSQLLTLYTTPVIFLWFERLSERMGFSASRAEIFQKELDRDDYESGYVALSGERA is encoded by the coding sequence ATGGATCTTTCAAGGATTTTCATTCTCCGACCGGTCGCCACAGTCCTGCTGATGGTTGCGATTCTCCTTTCGGGAATGATCGCTTATCGCTTATTGCCAGTCTCTGCATTGCCTCAGGTCGATTATCCCACGATTCAAGTGGTGACATTCTATCCGGGTGCCAGTGCCCATGTGATGGCGTCATCCGTGACCGCACCCTTGGAACGGCAGTTCGGGCAGGTGCCCGGCCTGCAGCAGATGACATCGACCAGTTCCGACGGCAGTTCTGTGATCACATTACAATTTGAACTGGAACTCGATATCGATGTCGCTGCTCAGCAGATCCAGTCATCGATTAACGTTGCTTCGACATTTCTACCCCGAGATCTCCCGAATCCGCCAATCTACACCAAAACAAATCCCGCCGATGCCCCGGTACTCACCTTAGCTCTGACCTCGCAGACATTACCTTTATCGAAAGTCCAGGATCTGGCAGATACCCGCCTGGCACAAAAAATTTCTCAACTGAGTGGCGTGGGGCTTGTCAGTCTCAGTGGTGGTCAAAAGCCCGCTGTGCGAATTCAGGCCAATCCCGCAGCTCTTTCTCATCTGGGCTTAAGCTTGGATGACATTCGTAATGTCGTGGCGACTGCCAACGTCAACCAGGCCAAAGGAAGTTTTGATGGCCCGAAGCAGGCCTTTACCATTGGAGCGAACGATCAGATTTACGCCGCCAGGCAATACGCAGATTTGATTGTGGCCTATCGCAATGGTGCGCCAGTATTACTCTCGGAAGTCGCAAGGGTGATCGATGGTGTGGAAAATGAACGACTGGCCGCCTGGTTGAATACGACTCCCGCGGTGCTGGTGAATATCCAAAGACAGCCAGGTGCTAATACGATAGAAGTGGTGGACAGGATTCGTGACCTGCTTCCACAATTGAAAGAATCACTCCCGTCAGCGATTGATATCCACATCCTGACAGACCGATCGCAGACAGTGCGTGAATCGGTTGAAGCTGTCCATTTTGAACTGCTCCTGACCATTGCCCTCGTGGTGCTGGTGATCTTCTTGTTCCTTAGAAATCTTCGCGCCACGTTCATTCCCAGTGTGGCCGTTCCCCTCTCTTTAGTGGGGACATTTGGCGTGATGTATCTGTTGGGCTTCAGCCTAAATAATCTCACGCTCATGGCGCTTACGATCTCGACGGGCTTTGTTGTCGATGATGCAATTGTGATGATCGAAAACATCATCCGCTACCTTGAAGAAGGAGATTCCCCGTTAGAGGCATCTCTTAAGGGGGCCCGTCAAATCGGCTTTACGATTATCTCCTTGAGCGTTTCTCTGATTGCAGTGCTGATTCCACTGCTGTTTATGGGAGATGTCGTGGGACGACTCTTCCGTGAGTTTGCTGTGACCCTCAGTGTGACGATCCTCGTCTCGGCAGTGGTCTCTTTAACACTCACTCCGATGATGTGTGCCCGCCTGCTCAAAGAAACTCATCAGGCACAGCAGGGTTCGCTATATCGTCAGTCGGAAGCGTTTTTTGAGTGGGTTATTGCCCGCTACGGAGATTCTCTCAAGGTGGTTCTCAGGCATCAACTGGCCACAATGGTGGTGTTCGCGGCTACCGTCGTCGCCACGATCTACCTCTACATGATTGTACCGAAGGGCTTTTTCCCGGTGCAGGATACAGGAGTGCTCCTGGGGATTTCAGAAGCATCGCAGAGCATTTCGTTCGAGGCGATGTCCCAAAGACAACTCGAACTCAATCGCGCGATACTGGAAGATGAAGATGTTGCAAGTCTCTCCAGCTATATTGGTATTGATGGTACGAACACCACGGTCAACAGTGGCCGAATTCAGATCAATCTCAAACCATTGGAAGAGCGTCATGCCAGTGCCAGTGAGATTCTCAGTCGGATACAGAAGCGCGTCGATAGCATTCCGGAAATTCAACTTTATTTACAGCCCGTTCAGGATTTAACAGTCGAGACGAAATTAAGCCGGACTCAATACCAGTACAGTTTGGAATGCCCCAATACCAAAGACCTTGAAGAATGGGCACCTCGATTTGTAGAGCGACTCCGAGAGTTGCCTGAGCTCCGGGATGTCGCCAGTGATCAGCTCAATCGGGGATTACAGTTGCGAGTCCGAATCGATCGTGATATCGCCTCGCGATTGGGAATTACTCCGTTCATGATTGACGAGGCTCTCTATAACGCCTATGGCCAGAGGCAGATCTCGATCATGTTTACCGAACTGAACCAGTACCGAGTGATCCTGGAAGTTCTTCCCGAATTCCGCAATTCCCCGAAAGATCTCAGTGAGATCTATATCCAGCCTCCTGGCGGTAAGCCGATCCCATTGAATACCTTTGCCACTCTGGAGGATTCGAATACAGCCCTGACGGTGAACCATCAGGGACAGTTTCCCGTCGTGACGGTTTCCTTCAATCTCGCTCCTCAAGTCTCTTTAGGAGCGGCGGTCGCAGTGATTGGCCGCGTCCACGAGGAACTGGATATGCCGGCAGGTATCGTCGGTGGATTCCAGGGAACAGCCGAGGCTTTTACGGCTTCACTGCGCAGTACTCCGTGGCTGATACTGGCAGCACTGGTTACGGTCTACATTGTCCTGGGAGTCCTCTATGAAAGTTTTATCCATCCATTGACCATTCTTTCGACACTTCCTTCCGCTGGAGTGGGAGCACTGGCTGCCATGCTGCTCTGCCGGGTCGATCTCAGTGTGATTGGTCTGATTGGAATTATTCTGCTGATCGGTATCGTGAAAAAGAATGCGATCATGATGATCGATTTTGCGATTGATGCACAGCGGGTTGATCGTAAGTCGGCCGAAGACGCGATTTTTGAAGCATGCCTGTTGCGGTTCCGTCCCATCATGATGACGACGATGGCGGCACTCCTGGGCGCAGTTCCTTTAGCCATAGGTCATGGATCTGGCTCGGAACTTCGCAGCCCGCTGGGGATTACGATTATCGGTGGATTGATCGTCAGCCAGTTACTCACACTTTACACAACACCTGTGATCTTCTTGTGGTTCGAACGCCTCAGTGAGCGAATGGGTTTTTCTGCATCTCGTGCAGAAATTTTCCAAAAAGAGCTTGATCGAGATGACTATGAAAGCGGTTATGTGGCTCTTTCCGGAGAGCGTGCATGA
- a CDS encoding efflux RND transporter periplasmic adaptor subunit, with amino-acid sequence MTINQESASHVETVTQIEQPGGSHPTAHSSKKGFFVFTGLFVMAFLVWYLRDDWWPRVEAFVGLKSEVQKPPARIIPVGTTEVREQNIKLYLNGLGTVTPFKTVTVRARVEGELIRIAFTEGQMVQEGELLAELDKRPFELQRDQAIGQLARDEAALASARLTLHRYEQLLKEKIIPLQQVQEQRAIVDQTIGIIQSDQAAIANAELQIAYCSITAPVSGRIGLRLVDLGNIVRANDPTGIAVINQVRPITIVFTVSQDEIPRIQQRIREQKLLEVLAYDRDFSNLLAKGQLLAADNQVDSATGTLKLKAIVEDDADRLFPNQFVNTRLLIDERVGAITVASAAIQQGPEGSFVYVVNADQKVDFRPIQTGPSEGNQMIVESGLKVGEVVVIEGIDKLKPGAQITLRDQPASRKEETSDVTPPAAR; translated from the coding sequence ATGACGATCAACCAGGAATCTGCATCACACGTCGAGACGGTTACTCAAATCGAGCAGCCCGGCGGATCACACCCCACTGCACACTCATCGAAGAAGGGGTTCTTCGTTTTCACCGGCTTATTTGTCATGGCCTTTCTCGTCTGGTATCTCAGAGACGACTGGTGGCCACGCGTGGAGGCGTTTGTCGGTCTGAAATCGGAAGTTCAAAAGCCACCGGCCCGCATCATCCCAGTCGGGACAACAGAAGTTCGCGAACAGAACATCAAACTTTATCTCAATGGATTAGGAACGGTCACGCCGTTTAAGACGGTCACAGTCCGGGCGCGAGTCGAAGGTGAACTGATTCGAATTGCCTTTACGGAAGGACAAATGGTTCAGGAAGGCGAACTTCTGGCCGAACTCGATAAGCGCCCATTCGAATTGCAGCGCGACCAGGCCATCGGGCAACTGGCTCGCGATGAAGCGGCACTCGCCTCTGCCCGGCTGACACTTCATCGCTACGAGCAATTGCTGAAAGAAAAAATCATTCCTTTGCAACAGGTACAGGAGCAGCGAGCCATCGTCGATCAGACGATAGGAATCATTCAGTCGGATCAGGCAGCCATTGCCAATGCCGAGTTGCAGATTGCTTATTGCAGTATTACGGCACCCGTCTCAGGACGCATTGGCTTGCGATTGGTCGATCTGGGAAATATCGTCCGCGCGAATGATCCCACGGGGATTGCGGTGATCAATCAGGTGCGGCCCATCACGATTGTCTTTACCGTCTCACAAGATGAAATCCCACGCATTCAACAGAGGATTCGCGAACAGAAATTACTGGAAGTTCTCGCTTACGACCGAGACTTTTCCAATCTGCTGGCGAAAGGGCAATTGCTGGCGGCCGACAATCAGGTAGATTCTGCCACCGGGACATTGAAGCTCAAAGCCATTGTCGAAGACGATGCTGACCGGTTGTTTCCCAATCAGTTTGTGAATACGCGGCTCCTGATCGATGAGCGGGTCGGTGCCATCACTGTGGCTTCAGCGGCCATTCAGCAAGGGCCGGAAGGCTCGTTTGTGTATGTGGTGAATGCCGATCAGAAGGTCGATTTCCGACCGATTCAGACCGGGCCATCTGAAGGGAACCAAATGATTGTCGAGTCAGGTCTGAAAGTCGGTGAGGTCGTGGTGATCGAGGGTATCGATAAGCTCAAACCGGGAGCACAAATCACTCTTCGCGATCAACCGGCGAGCCGCAAGGAAGAGACCAGCGATGTCACGCCGCCTGCAGCCAGATAG